A segment of the Bacillus licheniformis DSM 13 = ATCC 14580 genome:
CGGCATCGCGGAAAGCCCGCCGGGAGCCGTTCCCACAAAGCTCGTCAGCATATCTGTCTTGCTGAATCTCCACAAGACAAAGCCCGACAGCATGGCGAACACGACGGAAAGGAGAAGCATGACGCCGACAATCAGCCAATTTTCCTTAAAGATCGAAATCACAGACATGTTGATTTTTTGGCCAAGCTCAATTCCCAATAGCATTTGGCCGAACTGAAGCCATCCATGGTGGATGCCGTTTTGTCTGACCGCCGCTTTCAACGGTGACGGGCGAAACAGCGACAGACAAGCGGCGGCGGTCATTGTTCCGACCATCCAGCCGATTGTCATGCCGGTCAATGAGAGAAGAAATCCCCCAAAACTGCTGATCAATATCAATAATATATCCCGAAGGAAATCTCTTTTTTCCCTCAAATGAAAAACCTTCTTCCTGTTTACTGCGGAATCATTTTGTTCACTAAGTAAAGTATTTCTATATATTACTATATAATAATTTTAGTGATTGGTAAAATACGAATTTATTTAAAAGATTAATAAGAAAAACTAATCGTTTATTTTTGAACATAACAGATCGAATATATGAATACATTAAATTAGATTGATCATAAATAGAGGTGAACCGATATGAAACATCCCAAGGAATCATTCACCAAAGTCAAATCGTATCGCCCGTTTCACAGCGCCTTTGATCCGTGTCCGCCGATCGGCAAAAGATACTACAGAACCCCTCCAAATCTATATCTAGGTTTTCAGCCCCGCGGC
Coding sequences within it:
- a CDS encoding spore coat associated protein CotJA — its product is MKHPKESFTKVKSYRPFHSAFDPCPPIGKRYYRTPPNLYLGFQPRGLPQFSPMEALQKGTLWPVFYDHYENPYEDGR